A genomic window from Sphingobacterium sp. BN32 includes:
- a CDS encoding tagaturonate reductase: MILSKNILSKLNPENVSLPAAESFDYPEKVIQFGTGVLLRGLPDFIIHQANQAGEFKGRILVVQSTGAGAVDSFAKQDNLYTLAINGLDAGEIREDYLIINAISRVCAASVQWEEILKSAESEDMQILISNTTEVGIVASDDTIQDMPPSSFPGKVCAYLQHRYQHFKGDPSKGMVILPTELIDNNGSQLKKYVLEVAERSGLAADFLTWLATANDFCDTLVDRIVPGKLNAQQQIKAQHSLGYVDDLMIMAEPYYLWAISCNNERTANKLSFVKQHASVHLVPSIKNFKEIKLRLLNGTHTFSCAAAIIAGFTTVTEAMANDSFRRFVYRLTQEIISCMDDPGLDKKELERFASQVLDRFANPFLEHRWESISLNYTTKMRMRNVPLLLKSKELAGCPLSSMSLGFAAYLLLMRSKESAGQYIQDAYGPSITLQDDQAAKLFIYSQQGHEGLVKLLEDREIWGANLMDIPDFAEQVQRDKHAIAQNGFLKAFEEK, translated from the coding sequence ATGATACTAAGTAAAAACATACTCAGCAAGTTAAATCCGGAAAACGTGAGCCTGCCGGCTGCTGAGAGCTTTGATTATCCGGAGAAAGTAATACAATTTGGAACAGGTGTATTGCTGCGCGGGTTACCGGATTTTATTATTCATCAGGCAAATCAAGCAGGAGAATTTAAAGGGCGCATCCTCGTCGTTCAATCAACGGGGGCGGGCGCAGTAGATAGTTTTGCAAAGCAGGATAATTTATATACGCTGGCGATCAATGGTTTGGACGCTGGTGAAATTCGCGAAGACTACCTGATAATCAATGCGATTTCCAGAGTTTGTGCAGCTTCCGTACAATGGGAAGAGATTTTGAAAAGCGCAGAGAGTGAGGATATGCAAATCTTAATTTCCAATACAACAGAGGTTGGGATTGTAGCCAGCGATGACACTATCCAAGACATGCCGCCATCTTCCTTCCCGGGTAAAGTTTGTGCTTACTTGCAGCATCGCTATCAACATTTTAAAGGAGATCCCTCTAAAGGGATGGTAATTCTACCAACAGAGTTGATCGACAACAACGGTTCGCAATTAAAGAAGTATGTGTTGGAGGTCGCGGAACGATCGGGACTAGCGGCGGACTTTTTAACCTGGTTGGCTACAGCAAATGACTTTTGCGACACCTTAGTTGATCGTATCGTGCCAGGGAAATTAAATGCCCAACAGCAAATAAAGGCACAGCATTCTTTAGGCTATGTGGATGATTTGATGATTATGGCAGAGCCTTATTACCTGTGGGCAATCAGCTGTAATAATGAACGAACAGCGAATAAACTGAGCTTTGTGAAACAGCATGCAAGTGTACATTTGGTGCCTTCCATCAAAAATTTCAAAGAAATTAAGCTGCGCTTGCTGAATGGTACCCATACCTTCAGCTGTGCCGCAGCGATTATCGCCGGCTTTACGACCGTAACGGAAGCGATGGCTAACGATAGTTTTCGGCGTTTTGTATACCGTCTGACTCAGGAAATTATTTCCTGTATGGATGACCCGGGATTAGATAAGAAAGAACTGGAACGCTTCGCCAGCCAAGTATTAGATCGCTTCGCGAATCCTTTCCTGGAACATCGCTGGGAGAGCATTTCATTGAACTATACTACCAAAATGCGGATGCGGAACGTCCCACTCTTGTTAAAGAGCAAAGAATTGGCAGGATGTCCATTGTCGAGCATGAGTTTAGGCTTTGCTGCCTATCTGCTCTTGATGCGCAGTAAGGAATCTGCCGGACAATATATACAAGACGCTTATGGTCCAAGCATCACCCTTCAAGATGATCAAGCTGCGAAACTATTCATCTATAGTCAGCAGGGGCATGAGGGATTGGTGAAATTGCTGGAAGATCGGGAGATCTGGGGAGCAAATTTGATGGATATTCCTGATTTCGCAGAACAAGTGCAGCGAGATAAGCATGCCATCGCGCAGAATGGATTTTTAAAAGCATTTGAAGAAAAGTAA
- a CDS encoding acyl-CoA dehydrogenase family protein, giving the protein MSNVISQQDYTTYISSFRAHLKQLFREEYDYNAISLNRDLPADFLAKIMEKKPLSVAIPELHGGRGVQVKECLGVLSAASYESLALSLMFGINIALFLEPLAKYGTYPVQERIFKQFLENNAMGGLMITEKAYGSDALNMKTAYQQLGESYQIKGEKHWQGLSGAADFWLVTARKQAENGDLSRDIDFFVTENNNPAQHIPMVERYDNLGLYAIPYGINAIDVVVPEEQKLVPESTGIKLMLDMLHRSRLQFPGMGLGFIKRLLDESLQHCQQRIVGGAPLINIDSVKYQLARIQAAFTICSGMCAFSVKSSGIEHDLATMSIEANSLKALVTDMMQESAQISLQLAGANGYRLNHLAGRAVVDSRPFQIFEGSNEMLYAQIAEAVLKLMRKAKETHFLTFLKSYDRTNISVDYFKSQVDFNLDGGLNQRDLVTLGRMISRMICFQFVLEMNGFNEQLVELTRQHMLMDLTMLNGQFMSKNHADPIVGYEENADWMNFIS; this is encoded by the coding sequence ATGTCTAACGTTATTAGTCAACAAGATTACACAACCTATATTAGTTCATTCAGAGCTCATCTAAAACAGCTTTTTAGAGAAGAATATGATTATAATGCGATCAGTTTAAATCGCGACTTGCCAGCGGATTTTTTAGCGAAAATCATGGAGAAGAAACCTCTTTCTGTTGCTATCCCCGAGCTGCATGGCGGCCGAGGGGTGCAGGTGAAAGAATGCCTTGGGGTCCTATCGGCAGCGTCGTATGAGTCGCTTGCTTTGTCACTGATGTTCGGGATTAACATTGCTTTGTTTTTAGAACCATTAGCGAAATATGGCACTTACCCGGTTCAGGAACGTATTTTCAAACAGTTCTTAGAGAATAACGCTATGGGCGGTTTGATGATTACCGAGAAAGCTTACGGTAGTGATGCGCTGAATATGAAAACAGCGTATCAACAACTAGGTGAATCTTACCAAATTAAAGGTGAGAAACACTGGCAAGGGCTTAGTGGTGCGGCAGATTTCTGGTTGGTGACTGCTAGAAAACAAGCAGAAAATGGAGATCTATCGCGTGATATCGATTTCTTCGTTACCGAAAATAATAACCCCGCGCAACATATTCCAATGGTCGAGCGCTACGATAATCTAGGGCTTTATGCGATTCCTTACGGAATCAACGCAATTGATGTGGTCGTTCCGGAAGAGCAGAAGTTGGTTCCGGAGAGTACAGGCATCAAATTGATGTTGGATATGCTTCACCGCAGTCGTCTTCAGTTCCCGGGTATGGGACTGGGCTTTATCAAGCGTCTGCTTGATGAGTCGTTACAACACTGTCAGCAACGCATCGTTGGGGGTGCACCTTTAATCAATATCGATTCGGTCAAATATCAATTGGCAAGAATTCAGGCTGCTTTCACGATTTGTTCGGGTATGTGTGCCTTTAGCGTAAAGAGTAGTGGGATAGAGCACGATCTAGCGACGATGAGTATTGAAGCAAACTCGCTGAAAGCTTTGGTAACGGATATGATGCAAGAGTCTGCTCAGATAAGCCTTCAATTGGCTGGTGCTAATGGTTACCGTTTGAATCACTTGGCAGGTAGAGCGGTCGTTGATAGTAGACCTTTCCAAATTTTTGAAGGTTCGAATGAGATGTTATATGCGCAGATTGCAGAGGCGGTCTTAAAACTGATGAGAAAAGCCAAGGAGACGCACTTCTTGACTTTCTTGAAATCTTATGATCGCACGAATATCAGCGTGGATTATTTCAAGTCGCAGGTTGATTTCAATTTGGATGGCGGTTTGAACCAAAGAGATCTGGTAACCTTAGGGCGCATGATTTCACGGATGATCTGTTTCCAATTTGTGTTAGAAATGAACGGTTTTAATGAGCAGCTAGTAGAGTTGACTCGCCAACATATGCTGATGGATTTGACCATGTTAAATGGACAGTTTATGAGCAAAAACCATGCGGATCCAATTGTAGGTTACGAAGAGAATGCAGATTGGATGAATTTTATTTCGTAG
- a CDS encoding UxaA family hydrolase, producing the protein MQQRIIQLDPLDNVLVALQDLSAGESVLFQGETFELKEEIPAKHKFFMRDMAAGESIIMYGVLVGKTQYAVSSGERMSTDNTKHATDGYAYRAFDYQWQAPNAERFKDRTFKGYVRADGRVGTANYWLFIPTVFCENRNLDLIKEVMHAELGYSVSAPFRNYTQALKEAYLKGDTLMNASFDELAQAKPDTHRLFPNIDGIKFLTHQGGCGGTRQDAVILGKLLAAYADHPNVAGITILSLGCQNLQLKELLDEIKARNPHFDKPLFSFEHQEGYTEEEMVRLAIAKTFQGLVAANQFEREEVSLDKLVLGVKCGGSDGFSGISANPAVGYAADLLVALGGKVLLAEFPELCGAEQNLIDRTIEPDAAKKFIRLMQAYSQSAERVGSGFHMNPSPGNIRDGLITDAIKSMGAVKKGGTAPIVDVLDYTEPAQKAGLSLVCTPGNDVEATTGKAASGATLILFTTGLGTPTGNAVCPVIKVSSNTALAKRMPDIIDINTGPVIEGEKSIEQMGEEILEYCIQAASGVIIPKAVQLNQDDFIPWKRGVSL; encoded by the coding sequence ATGCAACAACGAATTATACAATTGGACCCACTCGATAATGTGCTGGTCGCTTTACAGGACTTATCGGCGGGTGAGTCAGTCCTTTTTCAGGGCGAAACGTTTGAATTAAAAGAAGAAATTCCAGCCAAGCATAAATTTTTTATGCGCGATATGGCGGCAGGGGAATCGATTATCATGTATGGCGTCTTAGTTGGCAAAACCCAATATGCGGTTTCTTCGGGCGAGCGCATGAGCACTGATAATACAAAGCACGCAACCGATGGCTATGCGTACAGAGCTTTTGACTATCAATGGCAGGCACCTAACGCAGAGCGGTTCAAAGATAGGACATTTAAAGGCTATGTTCGCGCGGACGGACGAGTGGGAACGGCAAACTATTGGCTATTTATCCCTACGGTTTTCTGCGAAAACCGAAATCTCGATTTGATTAAAGAGGTAATGCATGCGGAACTCGGATACTCCGTTAGTGCGCCCTTTCGGAATTATACACAGGCATTAAAAGAGGCTTATTTGAAAGGCGACACATTGATGAATGCATCCTTTGATGAGCTGGCGCAAGCAAAACCAGATACGCATCGTTTGTTTCCGAATATCGATGGAATCAAATTCCTAACCCATCAGGGCGGTTGTGGTGGAACACGGCAGGACGCAGTGATACTTGGGAAACTTTTAGCGGCGTATGCTGATCATCCCAATGTGGCCGGCATCACCATCTTAAGTTTGGGCTGTCAGAATCTGCAATTGAAGGAACTATTGGATGAAATAAAAGCTCGTAATCCACATTTTGACAAGCCTTTGTTCAGTTTTGAGCATCAGGAAGGCTATACGGAAGAAGAGATGGTTCGCTTGGCGATTGCAAAGACTTTCCAGGGCTTAGTTGCAGCCAATCAGTTCGAACGGGAAGAGGTGAGCTTGGACAAACTGGTTTTAGGCGTAAAGTGCGGAGGCTCGGATGGCTTCAGCGGTATTTCGGCAAACCCGGCGGTAGGTTATGCGGCAGACTTGTTAGTAGCCTTAGGCGGTAAAGTATTGCTTGCAGAATTTCCGGAGCTTTGCGGTGCGGAGCAGAATCTGATCGATCGGACGATAGAGCCTGATGCAGCGAAGAAATTCATCCGTTTAATGCAAGCTTATAGCCAATCGGCTGAGCGTGTCGGCTCTGGATTTCATATGAATCCATCGCCAGGGAACATCCGCGATGGATTGATTACCGATGCGATCAAAAGTATGGGAGCCGTGAAAAAAGGCGGTACCGCGCCGATTGTCGATGTATTAGATTATACCGAGCCGGCTCAAAAAGCTGGGTTGAGCCTGGTCTGTACGCCGGGCAACGACGTCGAAGCAACGACCGGCAAGGCAGCCTCGGGCGCCACGTTAATCTTGTTTACTACGGGATTGGGAACACCTACAGGCAATGCCGTATGTCCGGTAATCAAGGTTTCCTCAAACACTGCTTTGGCAAAGCGGATGCCCGATATTATCGATATCAATACCGGGCCAGTGATTGAGGGAGAGAAGAGCATTGAGCAAATGGGGGAGGAAATACTAGAATATTGCATACAGGCAGCAAGCGGGGTGATTATTCCAAAAGCTGTGCAGTTAAACCAAGACGATTTTATTCCATGGAAACGTGGAGTCAGTTTATAA
- a CDS encoding NAD(P)-binding domain-containing protein gives MENQAITFDSASPQSSAVRPELFYKVDIVVIGAGQAGLSAAYHLKREGIEPGKGFVILDDEFGPGGAWQHRWDSLTLSNVNGINDLPGLGFADAVNTQDKELQANVAIPKYYELYEKTFELPVIRPVQVTDVIDRNGRFLIRTNGVQFNARGIINATGTWKTPNCPKYPGWEKFRGRQLHTGEYKNAEEFIGKHVIIVGGGISAVQLLGEISKVTETTWVTRRPPDFRHYEFTPEHGREAVAMVEDRVREGLPPKSVVSVTGLPITPAIEDMLEHGILDRKPMFKEITETGVRWEDGTTMEVDVIFWNTGFRHSLDHLAGLKLLNEKGGIAMSGQLLTQVAADPRIHLTGYGPSSSTIGANRAGRAAAKELIAYLNLR, from the coding sequence ATGGAAAATCAAGCGATTACATTCGATTCAGCAAGTCCGCAGTCTAGCGCTGTTCGGCCGGAATTATTTTACAAGGTTGATATCGTAGTGATTGGTGCCGGGCAGGCTGGTTTATCGGCAGCCTACCACTTAAAGCGCGAAGGTATCGAGCCGGGGAAAGGCTTCGTGATCCTCGATGATGAGTTTGGACCGGGTGGTGCTTGGCAACATCGTTGGGATTCCCTAACACTGAGCAATGTTAATGGTATAAATGATTTACCCGGTTTAGGTTTTGCAGATGCTGTTAATACCCAGGATAAGGAACTGCAAGCCAATGTCGCTATTCCTAAATATTATGAGCTGTATGAGAAAACGTTTGAGCTGCCCGTTATTCGTCCGGTTCAGGTTACGGATGTGATTGACAGGAATGGTCGCTTTCTTATCCGAACGAACGGCGTACAGTTCAACGCGCGTGGTATTATCAATGCGACCGGCACCTGGAAAACCCCTAATTGTCCGAAATATCCGGGCTGGGAGAAGTTTAGAGGACGTCAATTACATACCGGTGAATATAAGAATGCCGAGGAGTTCATTGGCAAACATGTGATTATCGTAGGAGGTGGAATATCGGCTGTGCAATTGCTTGGAGAAATCTCTAAAGTGACAGAAACTACATGGGTTACTCGCAGGCCACCGGATTTTAGGCATTATGAGTTTACGCCGGAGCATGGAAGGGAAGCTGTGGCAATGGTGGAAGACCGCGTACGAGAGGGACTGCCACCGAAATCTGTTGTTTCTGTTACGGGGCTGCCGATAACGCCTGCAATTGAAGATATGCTTGAGCACGGAATATTAGATCGAAAGCCCATGTTCAAGGAAATCACCGAAACGGGGGTAAGATGGGAAGATGGGACAACGATGGAGGTGGATGTTATTTTTTGGAATACGGGATTTCGTCATTCCCTAGATCACTTGGCAGGCTTGAAACTTCTTAACGAAAAGGGCGGGATCGCTATGAGTGGTCAGTTGCTAACACAAGTCGCTGCGGACCCGCGTATTCACCTAACCGGGTATGGGCCTTCCTCATCTACGATCGGGGCAAACCGTGCCGGGAGAGCTGCTGCAAAGGAGTTGATTGCGTATCTTAATTTACGTTAG
- a CDS encoding LacI family DNA-binding transcriptional regulator — protein sequence MTQDHYTLKDIAKILNLSPSTVSRALRDSHEISEETKRIVLEFATKVNYRANPLARGLKERKSYSIGIVVSEIANNFFSQVIDGIESVAYDKNYQVVISQTNESADRERFHVEHFFSRSMDGLLMAMSSESADNTYLEGIIERGMPIVFFDRVPANLPSHRVITDNKRGAFEAVQFLVKKGCKRIALLSSSKKLSNSKERLEGFKLGLIAQHLEFDEQLVQYCEYGGLKQSEIDRAIDNLAELDYDGIFLSGDKLTTGYLQALRKNAKLAKKPIEIVGFTNSNLVDIFSPRITAIRQSAFEMGKQAAALLIEQIEQRGRETSFKTLVLPVELIEGKE from the coding sequence ATGACCCAAGACCATTATACCTTAAAAGATATAGCTAAGATTTTGAACTTGTCGCCGTCGACGGTTTCTCGCGCTCTGCGCGACAGCCACGAGATCAGTGAGGAGACAAAGCGTATAGTTTTGGAGTTTGCTACAAAGGTTAATTATCGGGCAAACCCTTTAGCGCGTGGTCTGAAAGAGCGTAAGAGCTATAGCATCGGTATCGTGGTTAGTGAGATCGCGAACAACTTTTTTTCGCAGGTCATTGATGGCATTGAGTCGGTTGCTTACGATAAGAATTACCAGGTTGTGATTTCACAGACCAACGAGTCTGCTGATCGCGAACGATTTCATGTAGAGCATTTTTTCTCCCGATCGATGGATGGGCTATTGATGGCAATGTCGTCAGAAAGTGCAGATAATACCTATCTCGAGGGGATCATAGAGCGGGGTATGCCGATTGTTTTCTTCGATCGTGTTCCTGCAAATCTGCCGAGCCATCGCGTGATCACGGATAATAAAAGAGGGGCGTTTGAAGCTGTACAGTTTCTGGTAAAGAAGGGCTGTAAGCGGATCGCTTTATTAAGTTCATCGAAGAAGTTGTCGAATAGCAAAGAGCGTCTGGAGGGGTTTAAGTTGGGTTTGATAGCGCAGCATTTGGAATTTGATGAGCAGCTGGTTCAATATTGTGAATATGGTGGATTGAAGCAATCCGAAATTGATAGAGCAATTGACAATTTAGCAGAACTTGACTATGATGGCATTTTCCTTTCGGGTGATAAATTGACTACCGGCTATTTGCAGGCGCTGCGGAAGAATGCAAAGCTGGCGAAGAAGCCTATCGAGATTGTCGGATTCACAAATTCGAATTTAGTGGATATCTTTTCGCCACGCATCACCGCCATTCGACAATCGGCTTTTGAAATGGGGAAACAAGCAGCAGCGCTGTTAATCGAACAGATCGAACAAAGAGGAAGAGAAACGTCATTTAAAACCCTGGTCTTACCCGTTGAATTAATCGAGGGGAAAGAGTAG
- a CDS encoding AraC family transcriptional regulator, whose protein sequence is MDKNKINADEFVAKFMEDGLKHLTYIQTPIKIFALGDIAPYLKIPIPPIFFGYNLLIHITEGYFTHQIESTTFKVQAPAVVICNYGTISAIHSVDKLAQGHCILIKEQAMTSLFREQEILNIFTISPLLNLSKTDSSDLDSLLRLLNKEIYTESPYKEYYESIFKTALLKIIKLSDANETLGRREEIAIAFKQLVHLHFSEQKSVKFYADKLAVSLNYLNRCVSAVFKKSSKQLILEVAIIHSQLLLLETNKTVATIAYELEFDDPSYFTRIFKKIVGISPSEYRKTGS, encoded by the coding sequence ATGGATAAGAATAAAATCAATGCGGATGAGTTTGTAGCGAAGTTTATGGAAGATGGACTTAAACATCTGACCTATATTCAGACGCCTATTAAAATATTTGCACTCGGTGATATTGCACCTTATTTGAAGATCCCGATTCCACCTATATTCTTTGGGTATAATTTATTAATACATATTACAGAAGGATATTTCACACACCAAATCGAATCGACGACATTCAAGGTTCAGGCGCCGGCGGTTGTTATCTGTAATTATGGGACCATATCAGCGATACATTCGGTGGATAAACTTGCTCAGGGCCATTGTATCTTAATTAAGGAGCAAGCAATGACTTCCTTATTTCGCGAGCAGGAGATTCTTAATATTTTTACCATATCCCCTTTGCTCAATCTTAGTAAGACTGATAGTAGTGATTTGGATAGTTTACTGCGACTTTTGAATAAGGAAATATACACTGAAAGTCCTTATAAGGAGTATTATGAAAGTATTTTTAAGACGGCTTTGTTGAAGATCATCAAGCTTTCGGATGCAAATGAAACGCTGGGAAGAAGAGAAGAGATTGCTATCGCGTTTAAACAATTAGTGCATCTTCATTTCAGCGAGCAGAAATCGGTAAAATTTTATGCTGATAAGTTAGCTGTTTCATTGAATTACCTAAATCGTTGCGTGTCAGCAGTGTTTAAGAAGTCTTCAAAGCAACTGATTCTGGAAGTTGCTATTATCCATAGTCAGCTGCTGCTGTTGGAAACGAATAAGACGGTAGCAACGATAGCCTATGAGCTGGAGTTTGATGATCCTTCCTATTTTACACGAATCTTCAAAAAAATAGTGGGCATATCGCCAAGTGAATACCGGAAAACAGGCAGTTAG
- the uxaC gene encoding glucuronate isomerase, protein MKAFLDQDFLLQSETAKKLYHDYAKPLGIIDYHNHLIPEQIANNKQFENLSQVWLNGDHYKWRAMRTHGVNEHYITGDASDREKFRKWAETVPYSMRNPLYNWTHLELQRYFGITELLNADSADRIFDQTAEQLKDSSHSVRGLLKMMNVEVLCTTDDPLDNLEYHQAFAKEKESFQMLPAFRPDKAMQAENVDALNAYINQLEVVADVSITDLQSYLDALKARHDYFAENGGSISDHGLEQVYAADFTESELRNIFSKIRQNSALSEEEVVKFKSAMLLYFAQWDHEKGWVQQYHLGALRNNNARMLEQNGPDTGWDSIGDFVQGKALSKFFNKLDAKDQLAKTIIYNLNPADNELFATMIGNFNDGSVRGKMQFGSAWWFLDQKDGMTKQINALSNMGLLSCMVGMLTDSRSFLSFPRHEYFRRLLCDIFANDIENGELPNDLAWVGKIVSDICYHNAKQYFDF, encoded by the coding sequence ATGAAAGCATTTTTAGACCAAGATTTTTTGCTTCAGAGTGAGACCGCTAAGAAGCTCTATCATGACTACGCCAAACCTTTAGGAATTATCGATTACCACAATCATCTTATTCCTGAGCAAATTGCAAATAACAAGCAATTTGAAAACTTAAGTCAGGTATGGTTAAATGGTGATCACTATAAGTGGCGCGCCATGCGAACGCACGGGGTCAACGAACATTACATAACAGGGGATGCTTCCGATCGGGAGAAGTTTCGTAAATGGGCAGAAACTGTCCCTTACAGCATGCGTAATCCGCTGTATAATTGGACCCATTTAGAATTGCAACGATACTTCGGTATTACAGAATTATTAAATGCTGATTCTGCCGATCGTATTTTCGATCAGACCGCCGAACAGTTGAAAGACTCGAGTCATTCCGTACGTGGATTGCTGAAAATGATGAATGTTGAAGTCTTATGTACAACAGATGACCCGCTGGATAATTTGGAATATCACCAGGCATTTGCGAAAGAAAAGGAGAGTTTCCAAATGCTTCCGGCATTCAGGCCGGACAAGGCAATGCAAGCCGAAAATGTAGATGCTTTGAACGCCTATATCAATCAGTTAGAGGTTGTTGCAGATGTTTCAATTACTGATCTTCAAAGTTATTTAGATGCTCTGAAAGCACGTCATGATTATTTTGCGGAAAACGGTGGCAGCATTTCTGATCATGGTTTAGAGCAGGTATATGCTGCTGATTTTACGGAATCGGAGCTGCGTAATATCTTTTCGAAGATTCGCCAAAATTCCGCATTGAGCGAGGAGGAGGTCGTAAAATTCAAATCCGCTATGCTGCTGTATTTTGCGCAATGGGATCATGAAAAGGGATGGGTGCAGCAATATCATCTAGGCGCGCTAAGAAATAACAATGCGCGCATGTTGGAGCAGAACGGACCGGACACCGGTTGGGATTCAATCGGCGATTTCGTTCAAGGGAAAGCCCTGTCTAAGTTCTTCAATAAACTGGATGCCAAGGATCAATTGGCAAAGACGATTATCTACAATCTGAACCCCGCAGACAATGAGCTTTTTGCGACGATGATCGGGAATTTCAATGATGGTTCCGTGCGTGGAAAAATGCAGTTTGGCTCGGCTTGGTGGTTCTTGGATCAGAAAGATGGGATGACCAAACAAATCAACGCCTTATCAAACATGGGCTTATTGAGTTGTATGGTCGGTATGTTGACCGACTCGCGCAGCTTTTTGTCTTTCCCTAGGCATGAGTATTTCCGTCGTTTGCTTTGTGATATTTTCGCGAACGATATAGAGAATGGCGAGTTGCCAAACGACTTAGCATGGGTCGGAAAGATAGTTTCAGACATTTGTTATCATAATGCAAAGCAATACTTTGATTTTTAA